In Hemitrygon akajei chromosome 9, sHemAka1.3, whole genome shotgun sequence, the following are encoded in one genomic region:
- the gp1bb gene encoding platelet glycoprotein Ib beta chain, with protein sequence MRWQETVLVFLSMLPVPVFQCPETCSCFGTFVDCSGQELDISTIPKHFVGTITEIKLSNNKLSAIPNGLFDSLHHLRSVSLDNNPWACNCDILYLRSWLLKQEDRSQYKHLTCSSPAELQNRRILYLTEDEVISACNDWYCDVVLICQIALFIFIVIQAILLIFVIIYLRRFETLSEEAIRSTK encoded by the coding sequence ATGAGATGGCAAGAAACGGTCCTTGTATTTCTTTCCATGCTTCCGGTGCCGGTTTTCCAGTGCCCGGAAACGTGCAGCTGCTTCGGGACGTTTGTGGACTGCAGCGGCCAGGAATTGGATATCAGCACGATTCCCAAGCACTTTGTGGGCACCATCACCGAAATCAAACTGAGCAACAACAAGCTCTCTGCCATCCCCAACGGCCTCTTCGACTCTCTGCATCACCTCAGGTCTGTGTCGTTGGACAATAACCCATGGGCATGCAATTGTGATATTTTATACTTGAGATCTTGGCTTCTTAAACAAGAAGATCGTTCCCAGTATAAGCATTTAACGTGTTCCTCGCCAGCTGAGCTTCAGAACAGGCGGATATTGTATCTAACCGAGGATGAAGTCATCTCCGCGTGCAATGACTGGTACTGTGACGTTGTTCTGATATGTCAGATCGCACTGTTCATCTTCATCGTCATCCAAGCCATTCTTCTgatatttgttattatatatctgAGGAGATTTGAGACTCTTTCGGAAGAAGCTATTCGATCGACAAAATAA